From a single Paenibacillus sp. FSL W8-0426 genomic region:
- a CDS encoding helix-turn-helix transcriptional regulator has translation MDAQAVRAIRISQNMKQVEFAKALSVSKSCIAAVENGYRPVSTKLRIKIAQIFGLDSDVLTAIQRAKESDKLL, from the coding sequence ATGGATGCACAGGCGGTTAGAGCGATTCGTATCTCACAAAACATGAAGCAGGTTGAGTTCGCAAAAGCATTATCAGTTTCCAAGTCATGCATTGCTGCGGTTGAAAATGGCTATCGTCCGGTTTCTACCAAGCTTCGAATCAAAATCGCGCAGATATTCGGCTTGGATAGCGATGTCTTAACAGCAATCCAACGCGCGAAGGAGTCCGACAAGCTTCTATAG
- a CDS encoding cold shock domain-containing protein, giving the protein MKIWSGLQGEEMEAVNVLIGPSLGKSRTKTTEPQKPQHKTGVVRYYSADKGYGFIETAGRSIFFHISACDEMDTAYIPVGERVSYEVGADKFGKPCAINVKSN; this is encoded by the coding sequence ATGAAGATATGGAGCGGACTACAAGGAGAAGAAATGGAAGCGGTGAACGTACTTATTGGCCCGTCGCTTGGTAAGTCCCGCACGAAGACGACAGAGCCCCAGAAGCCGCAGCACAAGACCGGTGTCGTCCGATACTACAGCGCGGATAAGGGTTACGGATTTATTGAAACCGCCGGTCGCTCGATCTTCTTTCATATCAGCGCTTGTGATGAAATGGACACCGCATATATTCCGGTCGGTGAACGCGTGAGCTACGAAGTCGGTGCGGATAAGTTCGGCAAGCCTTGCGCTATTAACGTTAAATCAAACTAA
- a CDS encoding helix-turn-helix transcriptional regulator: protein MRNIRIRLNEVMAERGLTQTQLSELSNVRQAAISEMSRNIREQINLKTLVKIADALEIDDISELIVIEKTGEGR, encoded by the coding sequence ATGAGAAACATTCGAATCCGCCTTAATGAAGTGATGGCCGAGCGTGGCCTGACACAGACACAGCTATCGGAGCTTTCAAACGTCAGACAAGCGGCTATTTCGGAGATGTCACGGAACATCCGCGAACAAATTAACCTCAAAACGTTGGTTAAGATTGCGGACGCGCTTGAGATCGACGACATATCGGAGCTTATTGTAATAGAGAAAACCGGAGAGGGCCGCTAA
- a CDS encoding phage tail tape measure protein: protein MSFDITGTLRIIDNATRPLRSMTSQIMKFGVAAGSVAIVGDSLKKAMNFESQLQSVKALTGATDETMTKMRDLALEQGAATKYSALEAAQGIEELLKAGMSESTIMTGGLNAALNLATAGGLDLAEAAETMATSMNAFKKDGLSAAQTADILAGTANAAATDVRNIAYGIASAGGVADMAGISFRDLNTAIGLMSNDGLKSGSDAGTSFKSMLMYLQPQTKKAANLFEELGIGVGKANKFFKDGSIKDLAGIAQVLNDTLKDMNSQDRVATLLDIFGTDGVRAATTLYKAGAKGVKEFHNEMAKVTALQVAEEKMNSAAGALEQFQGAMETLQISALSPLLPYIKEFALGAQKLIADWTPQITAAVQNAVDTAANYIKTNFINNPEFTNLPTISQKIDFVFAKAKEVFDKWWADGGEAQIRSGTEAVTNLMLNVLEAAVPRMAQIGLKLGATIAQGVLDGLSPVKQMEDKILKSDWMNDVFDWTGKNLPTWMGGYDSATAEQDAANRRSKLTGVGVGVTAPSAKDASKWAIDQALNKAMGDISMGKFSGGLDYVPRSGYAYVHEGESILTSAETRSNRENSGKTAPNITITGNTFHVRSDSDIEAIAGALAMRLAM from the coding sequence ATGTCGTTTGATATAACGGGAACACTCCGGATCATCGATAACGCGACGCGACCGTTGCGCAGTATGACCTCGCAAATTATGAAATTCGGTGTGGCTGCCGGGTCCGTTGCTATCGTAGGCGATTCGCTTAAAAAGGCGATGAACTTCGAGTCACAACTCCAATCGGTCAAGGCGCTGACCGGCGCGACCGATGAGACGATGACGAAAATGCGGGACTTGGCGCTCGAACAAGGCGCCGCCACGAAGTATTCCGCGCTAGAGGCTGCGCAAGGGATCGAGGAACTGCTGAAAGCGGGCATGAGCGAATCGACAATCATGACTGGCGGATTGAACGCGGCGCTTAACCTCGCAACGGCCGGCGGACTGGACCTTGCGGAAGCAGCGGAGACTATGGCGACGTCAATGAACGCGTTTAAGAAGGACGGACTATCTGCGGCTCAAACGGCGGATATTCTCGCGGGTACGGCGAATGCGGCGGCTACTGACGTGCGTAACATCGCGTACGGGATCGCATCTGCGGGCGGCGTTGCGGATATGGCCGGCATCTCATTCCGCGATTTGAATACCGCGATCGGTCTGATGTCGAATGACGGACTGAAAAGCGGATCGGACGCGGGTACCTCGTTCAAATCGATGCTCATGTACTTGCAACCGCAGACCAAAAAGGCGGCTAATCTCTTCGAAGAACTCGGCATCGGCGTAGGCAAGGCGAATAAGTTCTTCAAAGACGGAAGTATCAAAGACCTGGCCGGTATCGCGCAAGTCCTGAACGACACGCTTAAAGATATGAATTCGCAAGATCGCGTAGCCACGTTACTTGATATTTTTGGCACGGATGGGGTACGGGCGGCTACAACGCTATACAAAGCAGGCGCTAAAGGCGTTAAGGAGTTCCACAATGAGATGGCGAAGGTTACCGCGCTCCAAGTTGCCGAGGAGAAGATGAATAGCGCGGCGGGTGCGCTCGAACAGTTCCAAGGCGCGATGGAGACGTTACAGATATCCGCGTTGTCTCCGCTTCTGCCGTATATCAAAGAATTCGCGTTGGGTGCGCAGAAGCTGATTGCGGATTGGACTCCGCAGATTACTGCGGCAGTACAAAATGCGGTAGATACTGCTGCTAATTACATTAAAACGAATTTTATTAATAACCCGGAGTTCACCAATCTGCCTACAATTTCTCAAAAAATAGACTTCGTTTTCGCGAAAGCAAAAGAAGTTTTCGATAAATGGTGGGCTGATGGTGGGGAAGCTCAGATAAGAAGTGGAACAGAGGCCGTAACAAACCTCATGTTAAACGTTTTGGAGGCAGCTGTCCCTCGTATGGCGCAGATTGGCCTTAAACTCGGAGCGACAATTGCGCAGGGCGTACTCGATGGGTTAAGTCCGGTTAAACAGATGGAGGATAAAATCCTCAAAAGTGATTGGATGAATGACGTGTTTGACTGGACCGGCAAAAACCTGCCTACGTGGATGGGCGGCTATGACTCCGCAACCGCTGAGCAAGATGCCGCGAATCGACGCTCGAAGCTGACGGGAGTAGGCGTAGGGGTGACCGCTCCGAGCGCCAAAGACGCGTCGAAATGGGCAATTGATCAAGCGTTAAACAAAGCGATGGGCGACATTTCGATGGGTAAATTTTCGGGCGGCCTGGACTACGTCCCGCGAAGCGGCTACGCGTACGTCCATGAAGGCGAAAGCATTCTGACGTCTGCCGAAACGCGCTCCAATCGGGAGAACAGCGGAAAAACTGCGCCGAATATCACGATCACCGGGAATACGTTCCATGTACGTAGTGACAGCGATATCGAAGCAATTGCCGGCGCGTTAGCTATGAGATTGGCGATGTAA
- a CDS encoding phBC6A51 family helix-turn-helix protein has product MRSLTAGQLTAVQYLSLPKAERPTVDKIAAEAGVSRSTVYAWQKDPDFIAELKAQIVRNNVGELPELVGALTRMAIEDKSAAMAKLALQVHGMLTDKVEVQTQTSAQNADLGALRSRIEAVKARQHEKE; this is encoded by the coding sequence ATGAGATCACTCACAGCAGGCCAGCTCACGGCCGTCCAATACTTGTCGCTTCCGAAAGCGGAGCGTCCTACCGTTGACAAAATTGCCGCAGAGGCGGGCGTAAGCCGCTCAACCGTCTACGCGTGGCAGAAAGACCCGGACTTTATCGCCGAACTCAAGGCGCAAATTGTCCGCAATAACGTCGGGGAGCTACCGGAGCTTGTCGGCGCATTAACACGAATGGCGATCGAGGATAAGTCCGCGGCCATGGCGAAGTTGGCGCTGCAGGTCCACGGAATGCTTACGGACAAAGTCGAGGTACAGACGCAAACCTCCGCGCAAAATGCCGACCTCGGTGCGTTAAGATCGCGTATCGAAGCAGTAAAGGCGCGCCAGCATGAGAAGGAGTAA
- a CDS encoding VWA domain-containing protein, producing MTDQAEKRQEHSVSRWRLILGEAAQEKLEGLTGEEALQLTEEEAIMDAALAAIYDDTDGSSPGNSSGRGAGGSGASGRGAGGGRGAVNLSRWLGDVRSLFSEDVVSIIQNDAIERRGWKQLLFEPELLATVKPDIQMVGTLMALKGKIPEKTKETARLLVQAVVEDLMARMKEDMRRAVTGALNKRQHTPLPSLSGLDWKRTIQRNLKHYDRERSILVPEKFYYFDRARRNKEWTVILDIDQSGSMAESVIWASVTGAVFASMPALDTRVVVFDTEVVDLTEQCANDPVDMLFGIQLGGGTDINKSVAYCEPFIEDPKKTLFILVTDLYEGGNQSALVRRMREMWESGVRTLCLLALSDRGRPFYDERLAKQLSRDGTPCFACTPGMLPELVAGALQGRDMSELAKKLSSEKG from the coding sequence ATGACGGATCAGGCGGAAAAAAGACAAGAACACTCCGTTTCCCGCTGGCGGTTGATTCTGGGCGAGGCGGCTCAGGAAAAGCTGGAGGGGTTGACCGGGGAAGAAGCGTTGCAGCTGACCGAAGAAGAAGCGATCATGGATGCCGCCCTGGCCGCCATTTACGATGATACCGATGGCAGTTCACCTGGCAACAGCTCGGGCCGAGGTGCCGGGGGAAGCGGAGCATCGGGCCGCGGGGCAGGCGGCGGCAGGGGGGCGGTTAATCTGTCCCGTTGGCTAGGCGACGTGCGCAGCCTCTTCTCGGAAGACGTTGTCTCGATCATCCAGAATGACGCGATTGAGCGCCGTGGCTGGAAGCAGCTGTTGTTTGAGCCCGAACTGCTTGCAACGGTCAAACCGGACATTCAGATGGTTGGCACATTGATGGCGCTTAAGGGAAAAATACCGGAAAAGACGAAGGAAACGGCACGCCTGCTCGTACAGGCCGTAGTCGAAGACCTGATGGCACGCATGAAGGAAGACATGCGGCGGGCTGTGACAGGCGCACTGAACAAGCGTCAGCATACCCCTCTCCCTTCGCTCAGCGGACTGGACTGGAAACGGACGATCCAGCGCAACTTGAAGCATTATGACCGTGAACGCAGCATTCTCGTTCCCGAAAAGTTTTATTATTTCGACCGGGCACGACGAAATAAGGAATGGACCGTCATCCTCGACATTGACCAGAGCGGTTCGATGGCCGAATCGGTCATCTGGGCCTCGGTGACGGGAGCGGTTTTTGCAAGCATGCCCGCGCTGGATACCCGGGTCGTTGTATTTGATACGGAAGTGGTCGATCTGACGGAACAGTGCGCCAATGATCCTGTAGATATGTTGTTCGGTATTCAGCTCGGCGGAGGAACCGATATTAACAAATCGGTCGCGTATTGCGAGCCCTTTATTGAGGACCCGAAAAAAACGCTGTTCATTCTGGTCACCGACTTGTATGAGGGCGGCAACCAATCCGCTTTGGTGCGCCGCATGCGTGAAATGTGGGAATCCGGCGTGCGGACGTTGTGCCTGCTGGCACTGTCGGATCGCGGACGGCCATTCTATGACGAACGGCTGGCGAAGCAGCTCTCCCGTGACGGCACACCGTGTTTTGCTTGTACGCCCGGCATGCTTCCTGAACTGGTGGCAGGAGCGTTACAGGGCCGCGATATGAGCGAATTGGCGAAGAAATTGAGCTCGGAAAAAGGTTAA
- a CDS encoding phBC6A51 family helix-turn-helix protein, with the protein MRRSKRRGRPVAGLDERHRQAIALLAEGRLRYGEIADRVGVDRRTLHRWRKRKDFERELRKVLARMEREWRRTSRERSRLRSSEDMTWFFSAVGEL; encoded by the coding sequence ATGAGAAGGAGTAAACGCAGAGGGCGTCCGGTTGCCGGGCTTGATGAGCGTCACCGCCAGGCAATTGCGCTGCTTGCGGAAGGGCGGCTACGCTACGGAGAGATCGCGGACAGGGTAGGCGTAGACCGGCGCACACTACACCGCTGGCGCAAACGCAAGGACTTCGAAAGGGAACTGCGTAAGGTTCTAGCGCGGATGGAACGGGAATGGCGGAGGACATCACGCGAACGAAGCCGTCTGAGATCATCGGAGGATATGACGTGGTTCTTTAGCGCGGTAGGCGAGTTGTAA
- a CDS encoding DUF5682 family protein produces MEDARVSVFGVRHLSPGGARHLLEYLDRVRPTAVLIEGPSDATDRIADLVHPSTVPPVALLAFTDEMPVRTALWPFAVYSPELQAMRWAAKNEVHCELIDLPSGAALALEELKQKSLLSRGRNGTTEQDETAANETKANEATDNGEGEIIDGGTRNDKQAGSIYDRIADLAGEHDYETYWERHYEHNANPEAYRDSILAFSAEMRSLGEERERAEQAEEHAYNHVREAYMRRQILKTIEAGHDPEKIVVVCGAYHASVLEHPAGGAMSDEELAAMPSRSSKLTLMPYSYYRLSSLSGYGAGNHAPHYFQMMWEAMEAGSPEELPRLYLSTAARLLRSSGTHRSTAEVIEAVRLAEGLASLHGGSMPTLLELRDAAQTLLGRGELSVVAEALARLDIGTDIGSLAEGVSQTPLQDDLNRELKRLKLTKYKSAVAADLSLDLRENRRVSSHESAFLDLNRSVLFHRLELLEIPFARNNTNGGDRAVWAEDWVIQWTPEAEIRVVESTLLGETVEIACAHRLREKLEACTSIAEASRLIGVSVRCGMTAQMEDGRRVLQALAADSRDVAQIASAAAELSRIIAYGDIRRTETAPLVPLLEQLFYRGCLYLSDAANCNDEAAYAMVAAMSDLNRIAQEHDEVVDVPMWSAELNELSERDDRNPKLSGFACALLLERGEMDAEQCAAEVSRRLSPGIPSDLGAGWFEGLSMRNRYALLSRMSLWEQLNDYINSLNNDEFKRALVFLRRAFSSFSPHEKTMIAETLGELWGVNAEQAAEVLTGDLKEEEDKMLDELNEFDFGDF; encoded by the coding sequence ATGGAAGACGCACGCGTCTCCGTCTTCGGCGTCCGGCACCTGTCCCCCGGAGGTGCTCGCCATCTGCTGGAATATCTGGATCGGGTCCGTCCGACGGCGGTATTGATTGAAGGTCCTTCGGATGCGACGGACAGGATCGCCGACCTGGTGCATCCATCGACCGTGCCTCCGGTAGCCCTGCTGGCGTTTACGGATGAAATGCCCGTTCGAACAGCGTTATGGCCATTCGCCGTATACTCTCCGGAACTGCAGGCGATGCGTTGGGCTGCCAAAAATGAGGTGCATTGTGAGTTGATCGACCTGCCATCCGGCGCAGCACTGGCGCTGGAAGAGCTGAAACAGAAATCGCTCTTGTCCCGTGGCAGGAATGGTACGACAGAGCAGGATGAAACGGCAGCAAACGAAACGAAGGCAAACGAAGCGACCGATAACGGCGAGGGAGAAATAATAGACGGCGGTACTCGGAATGACAAACAGGCTGGATCCATATACGACCGGATTGCCGATTTAGCAGGCGAGCATGATTACGAAACGTACTGGGAGCGCCATTACGAACATAATGCCAACCCGGAAGCATATCGGGATTCGATCCTCGCTTTTTCGGCTGAAATGCGCAGTCTTGGCGAAGAGCGGGAGCGGGCCGAGCAGGCGGAAGAGCACGCGTATAATCATGTGCGCGAAGCATACATGCGGAGGCAAATTCTAAAAACGATCGAAGCAGGACATGATCCCGAGAAGATCGTAGTGGTCTGCGGAGCGTACCATGCATCGGTTTTGGAGCATCCTGCCGGAGGCGCGATGAGTGATGAAGAGCTGGCGGCAATGCCTTCGCGCAGCTCCAAACTAACCCTGATGCCTTATTCATATTACCGGCTTTCCAGTCTGTCGGGGTATGGCGCGGGAAATCATGCTCCGCATTATTTTCAAATGATGTGGGAGGCCATGGAGGCGGGATCGCCGGAAGAGTTGCCGAGGTTGTACCTGTCGACGGCTGCCCGTTTGCTTCGGTCATCAGGCACGCACAGGTCCACCGCCGAAGTGATTGAGGCTGTGCGGTTGGCCGAAGGACTGGCTTCGCTTCACGGCGGCAGCATGCCCACGCTCCTTGAGCTGCGCGATGCGGCACAGACGCTTCTCGGTCGAGGCGAGCTGTCGGTGGTAGCCGAGGCGCTGGCCCGCCTCGACATCGGCACGGATATCGGCAGCTTGGCCGAAGGCGTTAGCCAAACGCCGCTTCAGGATGACTTGAACCGTGAGCTCAAGCGGCTTAAGCTCACCAAATACAAGAGCGCGGTGGCCGCGGATTTATCGCTTGACCTTCGCGAGAATCGCCGGGTTTCCTCGCACGAATCGGCGTTTCTTGATCTGAATCGCTCCGTTCTGTTCCACCGCTTGGAACTGTTGGAGATTCCATTCGCAAGAAACAATACCAATGGTGGCGATCGCGCGGTATGGGCCGAGGACTGGGTCATCCAATGGACGCCTGAGGCCGAAATCAGAGTCGTGGAATCCACGCTGCTCGGCGAAACCGTCGAGATTGCATGTGCGCATCGGCTGCGCGAAAAGCTGGAGGCCTGTACGTCTATTGCCGAAGCATCCCGGCTGATTGGCGTATCTGTCCGCTGCGGCATGACCGCGCAAATGGAAGACGGACGCCGCGTCCTGCAGGCGCTGGCTGCGGACAGCCGTGACGTGGCTCAGATCGCGTCCGCTGCGGCAGAGCTGTCGCGTATCATCGCGTATGGCGATATCCGGCGTACGGAAACGGCACCGCTTGTGCCGCTGCTTGAACAGTTGTTCTACCGCGGCTGCCTGTATTTGTCGGATGCGGCAAACTGCAACGACGAAGCAGCATACGCCATGGTCGCCGCTATGAGTGATTTGAACCGGATTGCCCAAGAACACGACGAAGTCGTTGACGTGCCTATGTGGTCGGCCGAATTGAACGAGCTCTCCGAACGGGATGACCGCAATCCCAAGTTATCGGGCTTCGCCTGCGCCCTGCTGCTCGAAAGAGGCGAGATGGATGCGGAGCAGTGCGCGGCCGAAGTTTCGCGGCGGCTTTCTCCGGGCATTCCGTCCGATCTTGGCGCAGGCTGGTTCGAGGGCTTGTCCATGCGGAACCGATATGCGCTGCTGTCACGCATGAGCCTATGGGAGCAGCTGAACGATTACATCAACTCGTTAAACAACGATGAGTTCAAACGGGCGCTAGTCTTTTTGCGCCGGGCATTCAGCTCCTTTTCGCCGCACGAAAAAACGATGATTGCCGAAACACTGGGCGAGTTGTGGGGCGTGAACGCGGAACAAGCGGCAGAGGTTTTAACCGGGGATCTGAAGGAGGAAGAGGACAAGATGCTGGACGAATTAAACGAATTTGATTTTGGGGACTTTTGA
- a CDS encoding helix-turn-helix transcriptional regulator — protein MTNQFITREQYIKKNTKAWRKRGAAFRQRREQMRLTISKVAIGIGVSPSTIHRFERGYPISRSILIEKAYDMFLQLRMQLVRNLEEDTAEFLIDQDADEAGKVTILRREFTQVAEINSGDPDFNAALAVSICEQNGGSYAFTI, from the coding sequence ATGACAAACCAATTTATCACTCGCGAGCAATACATCAAGAAGAACACCAAAGCATGGAGAAAGAGAGGTGCAGCATTCCGCCAGCGTCGCGAACAGATGAGGTTGACCATTTCGAAGGTTGCTATTGGTATCGGAGTAAGTCCTAGCACCATTCACCGTTTTGAACGTGGGTATCCGATTTCGCGTTCGATTTTAATCGAAAAGGCGTACGATATGTTCCTGCAACTTCGAATGCAACTGGTTCGAAATTTGGAGGAGGATACCGCGGAGTTCCTGATTGATCAGGATGCAGACGAAGCCGGCAAAGTTACGATCCTGCGCCGAGAGTTCACGCAAGTGGCGGAGATCAACAGCGGCGACCCCGATTTTAACGCGGCACTTGCGGTAAGTATCTGTGAACAGAATGGAGGGTCGTACGCATTCACGATTTAA
- a CDS encoding DUF2577 family protein, with the protein MQLIEGGPVSKLRDVIRLLGYNKDVDIEFGTVIAPLPDILVRLDDANFELDSEDCVVCEHLREHDREVTLGGQDTTITFKDALRVGDRVAVAVFGAGQGYMILDRI; encoded by the coding sequence ATGCAATTAATCGAAGGCGGGCCCGTAAGTAAACTACGCGATGTTATCCGCTTGCTCGGCTATAACAAAGACGTCGACATTGAGTTCGGGACGGTCATCGCGCCGTTGCCCGACATCCTCGTCAGACTCGACGATGCTAACTTCGAGCTCGATTCGGAGGATTGCGTCGTCTGCGAGCATTTGCGCGAACACGATCGCGAGGTTACGCTTGGCGGTCAGGACACGACGATAACGTTCAAGGATGCGCTCCGGGTAGGCGATCGAGTGGCTGTCGCTGTGTTCGGCGCAGGACAGGGGTACATGATACTGGACCGGATATAG
- a CDS encoding SWIM zinc finger family protein: MLQLASTYIDSLAPNAAAAKNGRGLVQKNKFVKLNISEEGNLLFGECAGSGKSNYVCSVDFVMPDNPVSRCSCPSRQFPCKHALGLMYAYAEGLPFENASVPEDIASKREKAEKREENKAKRESGELPDKPKKVNKSALKKKIAKQLEALDELEKLVLSLVRGGLGTADARTVKSLNEHAKRLGSSYLTGAENELRRLALLLEEEDRESGYTYAMEQLTLLHAFIKRGRTYLQAKQEDPELKPDSESTIEEWLGHAWQLSELKEAGRVSENVELLQLAFYCHKDDARREYIDTGYWLELGSKRIHRTVHYRPFKALKFMKEEDSFFNVAQISELYLYPGGMNARVRFEGMIPRETKAVDLEAACESAWSSIPEAVKAVKNQLKDPLGDRAPVALLKASRIARTEMGGFALVDEAGNTLELSDIYRLPGQSTPLLSLVDASLLSDCCVLAMFEHQMDTGRLAAQPLTVIQGDRIARLLY; the protein is encoded by the coding sequence ATGCTTCAACTGGCTTCAACCTATATTGATTCACTGGCCCCGAACGCGGCTGCGGCCAAGAACGGACGGGGACTGGTCCAGAAAAACAAATTCGTCAAACTTAACATATCGGAGGAAGGGAACCTGTTGTTTGGTGAATGTGCCGGCAGCGGGAAATCCAATTATGTTTGTTCCGTCGATTTTGTCATGCCGGACAATCCGGTCTCGCGATGCAGCTGCCCGAGCCGGCAGTTTCCATGCAAACATGCGCTTGGACTGATGTATGCCTATGCGGAAGGATTGCCGTTTGAGAACGCTTCTGTGCCTGAAGATATTGCGTCCAAGCGGGAGAAGGCAGAGAAACGCGAAGAGAACAAAGCCAAGCGCGAAAGCGGTGAGCTGCCTGACAAGCCGAAAAAGGTCAATAAAAGCGCGCTCAAGAAGAAAATCGCCAAGCAGCTTGAAGCGCTGGACGAATTGGAGAAGCTTGTGCTTTCACTGGTTCGCGGTGGGTTGGGTACGGCGGATGCACGGACGGTGAAAAGCCTGAACGAGCATGCCAAGCGGCTCGGAAGCAGTTACCTTACCGGAGCGGAGAACGAATTACGGCGGCTTGCACTGCTGTTGGAAGAGGAAGACCGAGAGAGCGGCTATACATATGCGATGGAGCAGCTGACTTTGCTGCATGCTTTTATTAAAAGAGGCAGGACATATTTACAAGCCAAACAGGAAGATCCGGAACTCAAACCGGATAGCGAATCAACGATTGAAGAATGGCTTGGTCATGCTTGGCAGCTGTCCGAACTTAAGGAAGCCGGACGGGTAAGCGAGAATGTGGAGCTGCTTCAACTTGCTTTCTATTGCCACAAGGATGACGCACGCCGAGAATACATAGACACCGGTTATTGGCTGGAGCTTGGCAGCAAACGCATTCATCGAACCGTACATTATCGACCGTTTAAGGCTTTGAAATTCATGAAGGAAGAAGACAGTTTCTTCAATGTGGCGCAGATTTCCGAATTGTATCTTTATCCGGGCGGCATGAACGCCAGGGTGCGTTTTGAAGGCATGATCCCGCGCGAGACGAAAGCCGTCGATCTTGAGGCTGCCTGCGAATCGGCTTGGTCATCGATACCGGAGGCGGTCAAGGCGGTTAAAAACCAACTGAAAGATCCGCTGGGCGATCGGGCCCCGGTTGCGTTACTGAAGGCCTCCCGCATCGCACGCACGGAAATGGGAGGTTTCGCCCTGGTCGATGAGGCAGGAAATACATTGGAGCTCAGCGATATTTACCGCCTGCCCGGGCAATCGACGCCGCTGTTGTCGCTCGTCGATGCTTCGCTGCTCAGCGACTGCTGCGTATTGGCGATGTTCGAGCATCAGATGGATACAGGGCGGCTGGCTGCACAGCCGTTAACGGTGATTCAGGGAGACCGGATTGCCCGGCTGCTGTACTGA
- a CDS encoding AAA family ATPase, whose product MAATKKQAQDVMRLPAELLYREEIEALKKEDKGAVPPGWQMSPRAVLTYITGGKAGKVDITPKYIGNRRLVEMAIATLVTDRALLLIGEPGTAKSWLSENLSAAVCGNSGLVVQGTAGTTEEQVRYSWNYAMLLANGPTPEALVRSPIMRAMEDGSIARFEEISRCASEVQDALISILSEKTVSVPELGSETSARKGFSIIATANTRDRGVNEMSAALKRRFNIIVLPAPSDLETELSIVKKRVSEIAASYQLHAAPPADEALLKVVTIFRELRSGMTLDRKEKLKSPGGVISTAEAISLLTNSMALSASFGNGELSDEDLAAGLQGAIVKDDDKDKLVWKEYLDNVMKKRGSEWRGLYQACRELNE is encoded by the coding sequence ATGGCCGCAACGAAAAAACAAGCACAGGATGTCATGCGCCTTCCGGCTGAACTGCTGTATCGCGAAGAGATTGAGGCGCTTAAAAAGGAAGACAAGGGAGCGGTTCCGCCAGGGTGGCAAATGTCCCCGCGTGCCGTACTGACTTACATTACCGGTGGCAAAGCCGGCAAAGTGGATATTACGCCCAAGTACATAGGGAACCGAAGACTGGTCGAAATGGCTATCGCAACGCTGGTTACCGACCGTGCGCTGCTGTTGATCGGCGAGCCGGGAACAGCCAAGTCATGGCTGTCGGAGAACCTGTCTGCCGCGGTTTGCGGCAATTCGGGACTCGTCGTTCAAGGGACGGCGGGCACGACGGAGGAACAAGTGCGCTATTCGTGGAACTACGCGATGCTGCTCGCCAACGGGCCGACACCGGAGGCGCTGGTACGCAGCCCAATCATGCGGGCCATGGAAGACGGCAGCATTGCCCGCTTCGAGGAAATCTCGCGCTGCGCTTCCGAAGTGCAGGACGCTTTGATCTCCATTCTGTCCGAAAAGACCGTCTCGGTGCCGGAGCTTGGCAGCGAGACGAGTGCGCGTAAAGGGTTTTCGATTATCGCAACGGCGAATACGCGCGACCGCGGCGTCAACGAAATGTCCGCGGCCCTCAAGCGCCGATTCAACATCATCGTGCTGCCTGCGCCTTCCGATCTTGAAACCGAGCTTTCCATTGTCAAAAAACGGGTAAGCGAAATCGCTGCTTCGTACCAACTGCACGCAGCTCCGCCGGCGGACGAAGCCTTGTTGAAAGTCGTAACCATATTCCGCGAGCTTCGCAGCGGCATGACGCTCGACCGGAAGGAGAAATTAAAGTCTCCGGGCGGCGTTATTTCCACTGCCGAAGCGATCTCGCTGCTTACCAACAGCATGGCGCTGTCCGCCAGTTTCGGCAATGGCGAGCTGTCGGACGAAGATCTGGCTGCGGGTTTGCAGGGGGCCATCGTCAAAGACGATGACAAGGACAAGCTGGTGTGGAAGGAATACCTCGACAACGTCATGAAGAAGCGGGGATCGGAGTGGCGCGGACTGTACCAGGCGTGCAGGGAGTTGAACGAGTGA